In Streptomyces liangshanensis, the DNA window GCACCTCGTCGCCCCAGTCGGCCCACGTCCGGTAGCGACCGTAGCCGCTGCTGATCAGCACGGCGTCGCCGCGGTCCGCGGTCTCGGGCAGCGGCCGGCCGGTGCCGCCGAGCCGGTAGCCGAGCGCGGTCAGCCGCCGGGCGACGTCGGCGGGAGAGCGGTCGGCCCGGCCCGCCGATTCGAGTACCTGGCGCAGGGACACCGGCCTGCCGACGTCGAGCCAGGTGGGCGAGTATCGCGCGGCGACGTCCCGGAGCAGCGGGACGTCCGCGGGGTCGACGGTCCCGGGCAACGGGGCTTCGGGAAGCTCGATGTCGGCGTATCCCAGGGCGGTCAGCCGGGCGGCCACGTCGGCGGGAGTGTGGCCGAGGACGGCGGCGGCGTGCAACACGTGCCCGTACGGGACCTGGCGGGCGGGGTCCAACCAGGGTCCGCGGCCGTCGAGTTCACGGCTGGCGGCCTTGATGTCGTCCGGGTCCTGCGAGTCGGGGGCGTCGTACATGGCGGGGCCTTTCCATGGCGCGGGGAGAGGAAGGGGGCGGCGGTCCGGCGCCGGTGGGCGCCGGCCGCGGTCATTCGCCGACCGCGACGTACCGGCCGTCCTCCTCGTCCCAGTCGGGATCGTCGCCCTCGTCCTCCTGACGTGACGTCAGGTCGACCCGGACGCCGTGCGGTTCCAGTTCCGTCCAGAGGCGCAGCATCATGGCGTGGCTGAGGAAGTGGTGCGAGAGGTCCAACTCCCGCAGATGGGTGAGGGGTTGGCCGAGGAGCAGCGCCTCCGCGCCCTCGTCGCCGAGTGTCCCCATCGACAGGCTCAGGGATGTCAGCCGGGCCACGACGGGCGCCGAGGCGAGCGCGGCGGCCAACTCGTCCTGGATCGGGCTGTTCTGCAACCCCAGGTGGCGCAGGGCGGGTTTGCCCCGGCCCGTGAGGAGCGGGGCGAGGTGCTCGACCGTCGTGCCCCCGCCGTAGTCGTCGTCGCCCAGCCACAACTCCAGGCGTTCCAGCGACGGCAGGTCGGCGGCGGCGATCTGCGCGGCGGCCTCCGGGGGCAGCCCGCCGGACTGGACGCGCAGCACCCTCAGTTCCTCGTGGCCCGTCACGGGGAACGCCAGGCCCTCGCCGCCCCGTACGGCCAGCTCCCGCAGACCGGGGAACGCCGCCAGCACGGGCGCGACGTCCTGGAGGTAGATCGTGGAGATCATCGCCTCGTCGTCCTCCAGGTCGCCGAGGAACACCGCTTCGAGGCCGGTCAGGCGGGGAGCGAGGTCGAGCAGCGTCTCGTCCGCGAGGCCGCCGTCGCCGTACCAGGGCTCGCCGAACACCATCGCGCGTATCTTCCCCAGGTCGACCGACTCGGTGAAGCGCGCCGCATAGGCGTCGCCGCGCGCCCCGTAGTCGGTCTCGGCGGGCAGTTGCCCGCACTGGAGACGCCAGGCGACGGACTCGGCGGCGGGCAGGTCCCCCGGGTTCACGTAGGGCGAGAAGGTGTAGGTGGGCAGTCCGTGGAACTGCTCGACGTGGTGCACGTACGACAAGACGTGGCTCCCGACACTCCGGACGCGGCGGCTGTTCCCGTTGTTCTACCAGCCCCTTCCGACACACGAGGCCCTTCCGTATCACTGTGCACGTACGTACCGACTTTCGGCGCTGACCGAAGACAACGGCGCGGATCGATCGCCCCGCCTAGGCTTCCCCGCATGCTGCTTCGCCGGACGCTACGGATGACCATGGTCCTCGCCGCGGCCCTCACGCTCCCCCTCACCGGGGTGGCCGAGGCCGGCACGGGGACGCCGGAGGCCGGGAACACCCGGCCGGTGACGGACCGTCAACTCCTGTTCTTCAACCACGCCTACGGAGTGCTCGACCGGGAGACCGCCGACGCCGTCGAGCACTCCGCCTATCTGCGGGACTTCGCCAACTTCCAGGTCCGCACGACGACCGGGGCGGACGGACAGACCTGGACCGGCCGCTACCTGATGGGGCGTGAGACCTACCTCGAACTGTTGGGGGTCGGGGACGTGGCGGGCCAGGACGGCACCCTCGGCTCCGCCGGGATGGGGATCTCGACGGAGCGGGCCGGCGACCTGCCGACGGTCCTCGGGCGGCTGCGCGACGAGGGGGTCGCCGAGCCCGTCGAGTTCGGCCAGACCCGCGACTTCGGCGACGGGGTGCCGGTGCCGTGGTTCGACGCCCTCCTCACGACCACCCAGTACGACGCCTTCGGCGCCTGGGCGATGGAGTACCGGCCGGAGTACTTCGCGGATCCGCGCGGCAACACCGAGCCGCCCGGCCACCCCGGTGACGTCGGCCGGGAACGCTATCTGTCCGACGACTACCGCGCGCATCTGATGCGCGACGTCACGGCGATCCGCCTGGGCGTCACCGAAGGCGACCTCGCCGACACACTCCCGCTGCTCAGGGCCGGTGGGTTCGACGTCCGCACCACCCCGGCAGGCGGAGTGACCGCACAACGCGGCGGCACCACGATCCGCCTGGACGCGGTGCCACGCGCCGAGGCGGGCCTGCGGCGGATCGACCTCTCCCTGAACCGCCCGGCCGACCGCCACCGGGAACGCATCGGCAGGTCGACACTGACCGTCGGCCCGGGCAGCACCGCCGTGTGGACGTTCACCACGGGCCCGGCGACGGGCAGTTGACACCGGGACCGCCCCTGACCCCGGCCGCGCCCCGGTGCGTCCGTACGGGTGGTCGCGGGCGCCGTCGGCGTGTCCCCGGACCCGCCGGGGCTAGGTTGCTGGGCGACCGCAGCCGCCTCCTGGAGGACACGATGGCGATCCCCGCCCTGGACCACACGACCACCCGCTACTCCCTCGCGCACGCCTACTGGATGGCACGGGCGGCCGGCCTGGCCGCACTGGCGCCGGCCGCCCTCGAAGCCCAGGCGCACGCCTGGGGTTTCGGCGAGGTACGGCACTTCGAGTCGGCGCACCGGATGCCGTTCCCGATCGAGGACACCCAGGCGTACGTCATGGCGAGTGACCGCATGATCGTCGCCGGTTTCCGGGGCACCGAGGTCCTGAAGATCTACGACTGGCTGACCGACGTCACCACCCCGCCGGTCCCCGGGCCGGCGAACAAGGGCTTCGTCCACTACGGCTTCCACCAGGCGCTCCAGTCCGTCTATCCGCGGATCCGCGACACCGTTCAGGAGTTACGGACGAACGGGCAGAGCGTCTGGTTCACCGGCCACAGCCTCGGCGGCGCCCTCGCGATGCTGGCCGGCACGCGCTGGTACCTGGAGGAGCCGCGGCTCCTGCCGGCCGGTGTGTACACCTTCGGCCAGCCCCGTACCTGCGAACGGCTCCTCGCCGGGGTGCACAACAAGGCCTTCACCGACCGCTGTTACCGCTTCGTCAACAACAACGACATCGTTCCCCACCTGCCGCCCGAACCGGCGTACACCCACGTCGACGCGCTCCGCTACTTCGACGCCGACGGCACCCTCCACCCCGGCATGCCCCTCAAGGCGCGGCTGCTGGACCGCGCCAAGGGAGTGCGGGCCGAGTTCCTCGCTCCCGAGACCGACGCCGTCAAGGACCACCACCTGCGCAACTACCTCGCCGCGTTCGAGAAGAACCTGGCCGCGTCCGGCTGACCGGCGCCCCAC includes these proteins:
- a CDS encoding STM4015 family protein, with product MSYVHHVEQFHGLPTYTFSPYVNPGDLPAAESVAWRLQCGQLPAETDYGARGDAYAARFTESVDLGKIRAMVFGEPWYGDGGLADETLLDLAPRLTGLEAVFLGDLEDDEAMISTIYLQDVAPVLAAFPGLRELAVRGGEGLAFPVTGHEELRVLRVQSGGLPPEAAAQIAAADLPSLERLELWLGDDDYGGGTTVEHLAPLLTGRGKPALRHLGLQNSPIQDELAAALASAPVVARLTSLSLSMGTLGDEGAEALLLGQPLTHLRELDLSHHFLSHAMMLRLWTELEPHGVRVDLTSRQEDEGDDPDWDEEDGRYVAVGE
- a CDS encoding DUF5829 family protein, whose translation is MLLRRTLRMTMVLAAALTLPLTGVAEAGTGTPEAGNTRPVTDRQLLFFNHAYGVLDRETADAVEHSAYLRDFANFQVRTTTGADGQTWTGRYLMGRETYLELLGVGDVAGQDGTLGSAGMGISTERAGDLPTVLGRLRDEGVAEPVEFGQTRDFGDGVPVPWFDALLTTTQYDAFGAWAMEYRPEYFADPRGNTEPPGHPGDVGRERYLSDDYRAHLMRDVTAIRLGVTEGDLADTLPLLRAGGFDVRTTPAGGVTAQRGGTTIRLDAVPRAEAGLRRIDLSLNRPADRHRERIGRSTLTVGPGSTAVWTFTTGPATGS
- a CDS encoding lipase family protein, which translates into the protein MAIPALDHTTTRYSLAHAYWMARAAGLAALAPAALEAQAHAWGFGEVRHFESAHRMPFPIEDTQAYVMASDRMIVAGFRGTEVLKIYDWLTDVTTPPVPGPANKGFVHYGFHQALQSVYPRIRDTVQELRTNGQSVWFTGHSLGGALAMLAGTRWYLEEPRLLPAGVYTFGQPRTCERLLAGVHNKAFTDRCYRFVNNNDIVPHLPPEPAYTHVDALRYFDADGTLHPGMPLKARLLDRAKGVRAEFLAPETDAVKDHHLRNYLAAFEKNLAASG